The window TTGCTACAGGTGGGGTATCTAATCAGGACACTGGAAAAGTATTTGGTACTTTGGAAACCAAGTATAAAATTGATGATTATGGATTAAAATTTAGTGAAAAGTGGAACACAGATAATACTCTTGCCACTGATGTTACTTTCTCTGATAAGTTGCTCAAAGGTCTTACCCTTGGCTATGGCTGTACATTTTCCCCACAGACAGGGTAAAACATTGCATCATTTAATCTCGTCATtcttaatcttttttttatcgtttcctTGAAAATACTCAAtctaattgtttgaataattttttaatgaccGTAGGACCAAGACTGGCAAATTAAAGACATCTTACAAACATGATAATGTATCTGCAACTGCTGATTTTGATCTTAGTCTTTCTGCTGGCCCTCTTGTAAATGCATCATCCGTTATAGGATATCAAGGTGAGTTAAAGATGCGTACTTTGTGATAATTTATATTACTATTATACAGTTGTATCATGTACCTTAATTTAAGCTGTagtgtataattattaatacttcattttatttttagtattaaaattgagaaaccatagatttatttattgtttagatatttaatagttttcATACATTTGTTACCATGCGATTGATTCCTTGTAATTCCACTCAAGCCTTCTCCTTTTTCATTCTGAATATCCAAGATATGCTAGAAGAAGAATGTAAGGATGTGATACAATAAAGCTGAATGAGTTAATTTATTGTAAACTTTAaaattacatataataacattttagGATGGCTGGCTGGTTACCAGGCTTGTTTTGATACACAAAGAAACAAACTTACAAAGAATAATTTTGCGCTAGGATTCATTGCCTCTGACTTCACCCTTCATGCTGCAGTGTATGTTTAAATATCCTAAGCACATTTAAGCAAAATAACACGTTATTAagttctttaaatattttcaattcattcttttttgtagaaataatGGCTGTGACTTTAGTGGTCTCATTTATCATAAGATAAAATCAGACCTGGAAGGAGCAATTAATCTTGAGTGGAACTCAAGTAATAATGTTACACAATTTGGAATTGCTACAAGATACAATCTTGATGCAGATGCATCTGTCAGAGCTAAGATCAATTCCAACCTTCAAGTAGGTTTGGGATATCAACAAAAATTACGTGAAGGCAggtcaaatttaattttgtgaaagcaatattttataatctctgtaaaattttaatttaagtaCTTGTACCTAAGTAGAGTAACAGCTttgtgtttctttcttttttttttattaagcacTAACATGTTTCTGTTAATGTGAATTAatgagtaattaattaatctaaattttGTTATCATTTTTAGGTATAACCTTGACACTGTCTACAAATATTGATGGAAAGAACTTTGGTTCTGGTGGACACAAGGTTGGTCTTGCATTAGATCTTCAGGCTTAAATCTGATTGATCACAGACACAAAAGGACTTGACTCACTAAAAGGTCATTTCATGACCTTTGTGTCATAAAAGCAGCATCACAGTACATGCTTCAGATAAAATATTGCCTATAAAATATAGATAGGTTTATCCCGAAATAGATGCCACAAGAT is drawn from Osmia lignaria lignaria isolate PbOS001 chromosome 14, iyOsmLign1, whole genome shotgun sequence and contains these coding sequences:
- the LOC117609096 gene encoding voltage-dependent anion-selective channel, with the translated sequence MAPPTYTELGKNARDLFSDGYHFGLIKLDIKSKTKSGVEFATGGVSNQDTGKVFGTLETKYKIDDYGLKFSEKWNTDNTLATDVTFSDKLLKGLTLGYGCTFSPQTGTKTGKLKTSYKHDNVSATADFDLSLSAGPLVNASSVIGYQGWLAGYQACFDTQRNKLTKNNFALGFIASDFTLHAAVNNGCDFSGLIYHKIKSDLEGAINLEWNSSNNVTQFGIATRYNLDADASVRAKINSNLQVGLGYQQKLREGITLTLSTNIDGKNFGSGGHKVGLALDLQA